The following coding sequences are from one Zalophus californianus isolate mZalCal1 chromosome 15, mZalCal1.pri.v2, whole genome shotgun sequence window:
- the LOC113918879 gene encoding olfactory receptor 13G1-like, translating into MNQTQVIEFLILGFSETPQLQMLFFPAFLLLYMVALSGNLLIMVVIGSSPALHTPMYFFLVNLAMVDILCTSTILPKLLGSMVAKRTISYGGCIVQVFFFTWSLGAELLLFSAMAYDRYVAVCWPLHYSTLMDPQVCRLLAMAVWMVSLANTSVNTGLLLRLPFCHSKVVQHFFCEIPPLLKLSCAPTHLNEVMAFTADMILAVGNFSVIMLSYICIIASILRIRSAAGKQRAFSTCSSHLLVVTLYYSTVIYTYIHPASRYSLDKDKVVSVIYTSVAPSLNPLIYSLRNTDVKAALRRLLS; encoded by the coding sequence ATGAACCAGACACAGGTCATTGAATTCCTCATTCTGGGATTCTCGGAAACACCTCAGCTGCAAATGctgttctttcctgccttcctcctcctctacaTGGTGGCCCTCTCTGGAAACCTGCTCATCATGGTGGTCATTGGCTCCAGCCCTGCCTTGCatacccccatgtacttcttcctggtCAACCTGGCCATGGTGGACATCCTCTGTACCTCCACAATCCTGCCTAAGCTGCTGGGCAGCATGGTGGCTAAGAGGACCATCTCCTACGGGGGCTGCATAGTGCAGGTTTTCTTCTTCACGTGGTCCCTGGGGGCTGAGCTACTGCTCTTCTCTGCTATGGCTTATGATCGCTATGTGGCCGTCTGCTGGCCCCTGCACTACAGCACCCTCATGGACCCCCAGGTGTGTAGGCTTTTGGCCATGGCTGTGTGGATGGTCAGCCTGGCCAACACCAGCGTGAACACTGGCCTCCTGTTGCGCCTGCCCTTCTGCCACTCTAAAGTGGTCCAACACTTCTTCTGTGAGATCCCCCCTCTGCTGAAGCTCTCCTGTGCCCCAACACACTTGAATGAAGTGATGGCATTCACTGCAGACATGATCCTGGCTGTGGGGAACTTCTCTGTGATCATGCTCTCCTACATCTGCATCATCGCCAGCATCCTGCGTATTCGCTCAGCTGCAGGCAAGCAGCGGGCCTTCTCCACATGCTCCTCCCACCTCCTGGTGGTCACCTTGTACTACTCCACTGTCATCTACACCTACATCCACCCGGCGTCCAGATACTCACTGGACAAGGACAAAGTGGTGTCTGTGATCTACACTTCTGTGGCACCCTCCCTGAACCCCCTTATCTACTCCCTGAGGAACACAGATGTCAAAGCTGCCCTCAGGAGGCTGCTCTCATGA